The proteins below are encoded in one region of Sporosarcina sp. FSL K6-1508:
- a CDS encoding cation:dicarboxylate symporter family transporter, with the protein MKKFKFTLAYQILLGLILGITIGAIFFGNPAVETYLQPIGDMFIRMIKMIVVPIIISTLIVGVAGTGDLKQLGKLGGKTLLYFEIVTTVAIIVGLLAANLFKPGVGLDMSTMEKGDISQYVQTTEEVSNNGFMDIIVNIVPSNIIQAMAEGDMLAIIFFSVLFGLGVAAIGKRGEPILAFFQGTADAMFWVTNLIMKFAPFGVFALIGVTVSKFGLESLIPLGKLLVLVYAVMAFFIVVVLGAIAKMCGTSVFHLIKVLKDELLLAYSTSSSETVLPKVMEKMEKFGCPKDIVSFVIPTGYSFNLDGSTLYQALAAIFIAQMYGIELSIMQQITLMVVLMVTSKGIAGVPGVSFVVLLATLGTVGIPLEGLAFIAGIDRILDMARTVVNVIGNSLAVVVMSKWEGRFDGAKEKEYLAEIGKPSVSV; encoded by the coding sequence ATGAAGAAATTTAAATTTACATTAGCGTATCAAATTCTACTTGGGTTGATCTTAGGGATTACGATCGGGGCAATATTCTTTGGAAACCCGGCGGTTGAAACATATTTGCAGCCAATCGGGGATATGTTCATCCGGATGATTAAAATGATTGTTGTACCTATTATTATTTCAACCTTAATCGTCGGAGTCGCGGGTACAGGCGATTTAAAACAATTAGGTAAGTTAGGTGGAAAAACACTTCTTTACTTTGAAATCGTTACAACAGTTGCGATTATTGTTGGTTTACTGGCAGCGAATCTATTTAAACCTGGTGTAGGTTTGGATATGTCCACAATGGAAAAAGGGGATATTTCGCAATACGTACAAACAACTGAAGAAGTATCCAATAATGGCTTTATGGATATAATTGTGAACATTGTTCCAAGCAATATTATTCAAGCGATGGCTGAGGGCGACATGCTCGCAATTATTTTCTTCTCTGTCCTGTTTGGTTTGGGTGTTGCGGCAATTGGTAAAAGAGGGGAGCCAATACTGGCCTTCTTCCAGGGAACTGCCGATGCGATGTTCTGGGTAACGAATCTTATTATGAAGTTTGCACCATTTGGTGTGTTTGCACTAATAGGGGTAACCGTTTCAAAATTTGGGTTGGAGTCGTTGATACCACTGGGGAAATTACTCGTCCTAGTGTACGCAGTCATGGCATTCTTTATCGTAGTGGTTTTAGGAGCTATTGCGAAAATGTGTGGGACAAGCGTTTTCCACCTTATCAAAGTATTGAAAGATGAACTACTTTTGGCATACTCGACGTCAAGTTCAGAAACGGTATTGCCAAAAGTAATGGAGAAGATGGAGAAATTCGGATGCCCGAAAGACATCGTATCCTTTGTCATTCCTACAGGTTATTCATTTAACTTGGATGGGTCTACACTTTATCAAGCGCTTGCAGCGATCTTCATCGCGCAAATGTACGGAATCGAATTAAGCATTATGCAACAAATTACATTGATGGTCGTGTTGATGGTTACATCTAAAGGGATTGCCGGTGTACCGGGCGTTTCTTTTGTCGTACTACTGGCGACACTTGGAACTGTAGGGATTCCGCTTGAAGGACTTGCTTTCATCGCAGGAATCGACAGAATTCTAGATATGGCAAGAACAGTTGTCAATGTAATCGGCAACTCATTGGCAGTCGTTGTGATGTCTAAGTGGGAAGGTCGATTTGATGGTGCGAAGGAGAAAGAATATCTTGCGGAAATTGGTAAACCTAGCGTGAGCGTATAA
- a CDS encoding response regulator translates to MQYFIVDDDTASRKMLSKIITEGELGVVIGEAESGVKSLPLIHSTNPDFVLIDLLMPELDGIETMEQLRTQGFQGQFIMISQIVNKEMVGEAYGKGVEFFIHKPINRVEVQSILKKMVEQSRLKNSLLAIRESLAHIGSTTVLPKKQTIKECVFSLLNELGIISEPGSKDMVLMMEFLMNRKETGSQLPSLKDLYEAVASSYKTDDKDIKKECKSIEQRIRRTILTAVTNFASLGTMDYMNPKFEYFAPRYFEFEEIRRRMKEIDENTNEPTKVKINIKKFLQVLYLDTAEKYNQP, encoded by the coding sequence TTGCAGTATTTTATTGTAGATGACGATACAGCCAGTCGGAAAATGTTGTCGAAAATTATTACGGAAGGCGAACTTGGCGTCGTAATTGGTGAGGCGGAAAGCGGAGTGAAGTCTCTCCCGCTCATACATTCCACAAATCCCGATTTTGTCTTGATTGATTTATTAATGCCTGAACTAGACGGAATTGAAACGATGGAACAATTAAGAACGCAAGGATTCCAAGGCCAATTTATAATGATTTCACAAATTGTGAATAAGGAAATGGTAGGGGAAGCCTACGGCAAAGGTGTGGAGTTCTTTATACATAAACCAATTAATCGTGTTGAAGTGCAAAGTATCCTAAAGAAAATGGTAGAACAATCGCGTCTAAAAAATTCTTTATTAGCTATCCGGGAATCACTGGCTCATATTGGCTCAACCACCGTATTACCTAAGAAGCAAACTATTAAAGAATGTGTTTTTTCACTGTTAAATGAGTTAGGGATCATCAGTGAACCTGGGAGTAAGGATATGGTTTTGATGATGGAGTTTTTAATGAACCGAAAAGAGACAGGGAGTCAATTGCCTTCCTTAAAAGATCTTTACGAGGCTGTAGCTAGTTCATATAAAACAGACGATAAGGATATAAAGAAGGAATGCAAGTCGATTGAACAGCGAATCCGCAGAACGATACTGACAGCAGTCACGAATTTTGCTTCGTTAGGAACAATGGATTACATGAATCCAAAGTTTGAATATTTTGCACCGCGCTATTTTGAATTTGAGGAAATTCGGCGACGGATGAAAGAGATTGATGAAAACACCAATGAACCGACAAAAGTGAAGATTAATATAAAAAAATTCCTTCAAGTGTTATACCTCGACACCGCCGAAAAGTACAATCAACCTTGA
- a CDS encoding ATP-binding protein translates to MFFISKLKKPIGTTGVSYVVIALLTAIASEIKVIPFNGENFRFGLGSIAFFLLILIRPSIPLIRTGFITGLTVVCFRLISDLTNEHISFFASLQNHFPAFLYYLLFAIGFSIIKIESYKASPLFLGAWAFLFEFIGNGAEHLMRYLLSTHVDLGMQEWALVGGMALFRSFFVVGLYSMITVSEQKKQVQEMLGVGADLYAESLYLQKSLDHIEQITAASHELYRKLKKENLQELSVQALLITQEIHEVKKDTQRILSGISSISTEKRNNVRLLSEVLSLVVTANEKYSVLLRKKITFHLSLSVDFETTQQIPLLALLNNLTANAVESIEQKGEIELTIFEEMAHTCFILKDTGEGIQEEDLPIIFEAGYTTKFNNHGVAATGIGLSHVQHIIQTLEGRIQVESSGEETFFRIQIPTKKLRK, encoded by the coding sequence ATGTTTTTTATAAGCAAACTTAAGAAACCTATCGGGACTACTGGCGTTTCTTACGTTGTAATCGCCTTATTGACTGCAATTGCTAGTGAAATTAAAGTGATTCCTTTTAACGGTGAGAATTTTCGATTCGGATTAGGGAGCATTGCATTTTTTTTACTTATTCTTATTCGTCCTTCAATTCCCTTGATTCGGACGGGTTTCATCACCGGACTAACTGTCGTTTGTTTTCGCCTAATTAGCGATCTTACGAATGAGCATATTTCTTTTTTTGCAAGTTTACAAAACCATTTTCCTGCTTTCTTGTATTATTTACTATTTGCAATCGGATTTAGCATTATTAAGATAGAATCCTACAAAGCGTCTCCGTTGTTTTTAGGGGCATGGGCTTTCTTATTCGAATTCATTGGAAATGGTGCAGAGCATCTTATGCGCTACTTATTATCAACGCATGTAGATTTAGGTATGCAGGAGTGGGCATTAGTAGGTGGAATGGCATTATTCCGCAGTTTTTTTGTTGTTGGTCTTTATAGCATGATCACGGTCTCTGAACAAAAGAAACAGGTGCAAGAGATGCTTGGCGTGGGGGCAGACCTCTATGCGGAAAGTCTTTATCTGCAAAAATCATTGGATCATATTGAACAGATTACAGCAGCAAGCCATGAGTTGTATCGAAAATTGAAAAAGGAAAACCTACAAGAGTTAAGCGTGCAAGCATTGCTTATCACACAAGAAATACACGAAGTGAAAAAAGACACACAGCGGATTCTTTCAGGAATTTCCAGTATATCGACAGAAAAAAGGAATAACGTTCGCTTGCTTTCCGAAGTGCTCAGTTTGGTCGTTACAGCAAATGAAAAATATAGTGTTTTGTTAAGAAAAAAAATCACTTTCCATTTATCTCTTTCTGTTGATTTCGAAACGACTCAACAAATTCCGCTTCTTGCTCTTTTGAATAACCTTACTGCAAACGCTGTTGAGTCAATTGAGCAAAAAGGCGAAATTGAATTAACGATATTTGAAGAAATGGCGCATACCTGTTTCATACTAAAGGATACGGGAGAAGGCATTCAGGAAGAGGATTTGCCAATCATATTTGAAGCGGGTTATACGACGAAATTTAATAATCACGGCGTTGCCGCAACAGGAATAGGCTTGTCTCATGTGCAACATATTATTCAGACGCTTGAAGGCCGAATCCAAGTTGAGTCTTCAGGTGAAGAGACGTTTTTCCGAATCCAAATTCCAACAAAGAAGCTTAGAAAGTGA
- a CDS encoding alpha/beta-type small acid-soluble spore protein — protein sequence MASKNRILVPDARPALDRLKADVMHAQGYNVDKSAPDDVKFEIAEELGIPFSKEYNGKLTSEQAGKIGGPIGGNMVKEMVRMAQEQMAKK from the coding sequence ATGGCTAGCAAGAATAGAATTTTAGTGCCTGATGCACGACCAGCGTTGGATAGACTAAAGGCAGATGTCATGCATGCACAAGGGTACAATGTAGATAAATCTGCACCTGATGACGTTAAATTCGAAATCGCAGAGGAACTTGGCATTCCATTTTCTAAAGAATATAACGGAAAACTGACGTCGGAACAAGCGGGGAAAATCGGTGGACCAATTGGCGGCAATATGGTAAAAGAAATGGTGAGAATGGCACAAGAGCAAATGGCGAAGAAATGA
- a CDS encoding DUF3886 domain-containing protein — protein sequence MAKKRKQTAPQPKKRDNGTSVFSDALDDDILEKLKAAKKALSAAEETKEEERQEQLRLERKEREKNKSFGELLKEYGDTGSKF from the coding sequence ATGGCGAAAAAACGTAAACAAACTGCACCACAGCCGAAAAAGAGAGACAATGGGACATCGGTATTTTCCGATGCACTTGATGATGATATTCTTGAAAAATTGAAAGCGGCGAAAAAAGCATTATCAGCCGCGGAAGAAACGAAAGAAGAGGAGCGTCAAGAGCAACTTCGCCTTGAGCGGAAAGAACGTGAGAAGAACAAAAGCTTTGGAGAACTACTCAAAGAGTATGGAGATACTGGATCCAAGTTCTAA